The Longimicrobium sp. genome has a segment encoding these proteins:
- a CDS encoding alpha/beta fold hydrolase — MTARLEAWLAASGARMETVGYERAGGQARGFRLVPAGGARGRVLLAHGAGNDALYPLHALCKPLLRAGLEVFAFDLDGHGRDSTTVFDPARIEDALADAVERAEAGGPPLPLHLLGHSLGGSLVLHALSRPGWERVVSAAVISAPVRLRIGWTVLGELRGFFGRAALAQREHYGVWGVVPAVGPLKRRAFPFRGTAGGFGYVAGVQALLEGLRLGEAAERIRTPVLLVYSRADGIVPAEQGELLASRIPGARLEMLERAPHWCVPFEPRTVARVAEWLEAA, encoded by the coding sequence GTGACGGCACGCCTGGAGGCATGGCTCGCCGCGTCCGGGGCGCGTATGGAGACGGTCGGCTACGAGCGCGCGGGTGGACAGGCGCGCGGGTTCCGGCTGGTGCCCGCGGGCGGCGCTCGGGGGCGCGTCCTGCTGGCGCACGGGGCGGGGAACGATGCGCTCTATCCCCTCCACGCCCTCTGCAAGCCGCTGCTGCGGGCGGGGCTGGAGGTGTTCGCCTTCGACCTGGACGGGCACGGACGCGACAGCACCACCGTGTTCGACCCGGCACGGATCGAGGACGCGCTCGCCGATGCGGTGGAGCGCGCGGAGGCCGGCGGGCCGCCCCTTCCGCTCCACCTGCTGGGCCACAGCCTCGGCGGGTCGCTCGTGCTGCACGCGCTTTCGCGGCCAGGATGGGAGCGGGTCGTATCGGCGGCGGTCATCTCGGCGCCCGTCCGCCTGCGGATCGGGTGGACGGTGCTGGGGGAGCTGCGCGGATTCTTTGGGCGCGCGGCGCTGGCGCAGCGCGAGCACTACGGGGTGTGGGGCGTGGTCCCCGCGGTGGGTCCGCTGAAGCGGCGCGCGTTCCCATTTCGCGGTACCGCGGGCGGGTTCGGGTACGTCGCGGGGGTGCAGGCGCTGCTCGAAGGTCTGCGGCTTGGTGAGGCGGCGGAGCGGATCCGCACTCCCGTCCTCCTCGTGTACAGCCGGGCCGACGGCATCGTGCCGGCGGAGCAGGGCGAGCTGCTGGCGAGCCGCATCCCCGGCGCGCGGCTGGAGATGCTGGAGCGGGCGCCGCACTGGTGCGTGCCCTTCGAGCCGCGGACGGTGGCGAGGGTGGCCGAGTGGCTGGAGGCGGCGTGA
- a CDS encoding NAD(P)/FAD-dependent oxidoreductase → MATRILRVPHVVIVGGGFGGLWAARALRRAPVTVTVVDRRNHHIFQPLLYQVATATLSPADIASPIRQVLRRQRSTEVLMAEVEDFDLGRRQVVFTDGERLDYDYLILATGATHAYFGHPEWEPLAPGLKTLEDATEIRRRYLLAFEAAEREEDPEEQRALLTFVVIGGGATGVEMAGAMADTARHSIARDFRRIDPSQARIVLLEGGPRLLAAYPEELSAYAREALQLRGVEVRTESIVTDVQPELVRIGDETIRTRNVIWGAGVTASPLGKRLGVPTDRVGRVEILPDLSIPGHPEVFVIGDLASLDGSDGKPLPGVAQVAMQMGRHAASNIVASIEGGVRRPFRYKDKGSMAVVGRNAAVLHAGRVKLTGMLAWLGWLLVHILFLIGFRNRFSVFSQWAWSYLTWQRAARLITGAVGSELAPHGKPLGTPDTPQSQSGRDADAAARQGQTAPSDTEATGWMSGDRHQAGSAR, encoded by the coding sequence ATGGCGACACGCATCCTGCGCGTTCCGCACGTGGTGATCGTGGGGGGCGGCTTCGGAGGGCTGTGGGCGGCGCGCGCGCTGCGCCGGGCACCCGTCACCGTGACGGTGGTGGACCGGCGCAACCATCACATCTTTCAGCCGCTCCTCTACCAGGTCGCCACCGCCACCCTGTCCCCCGCGGACATCGCCTCCCCCATCCGCCAGGTGCTGCGCCGGCAGAGGTCCACCGAGGTGCTGATGGCGGAGGTGGAGGACTTCGACCTTGGCCGCAGGCAGGTGGTGTTCACGGACGGCGAGCGGCTGGACTACGACTACCTGATCCTCGCCACCGGCGCCACGCACGCCTACTTCGGCCACCCGGAGTGGGAGCCGCTCGCCCCCGGCCTCAAGACGCTCGAGGACGCCACCGAGATCCGCCGCCGCTACCTCCTCGCCTTCGAGGCCGCCGAGCGCGAGGAAGACCCCGAGGAGCAGCGCGCCCTCCTCACCTTCGTCGTCATCGGCGGCGGGGCGACGGGGGTGGAGATGGCGGGCGCGATGGCGGACACCGCGCGGCACTCCATCGCCCGCGACTTCCGGCGCATCGATCCGTCGCAGGCGCGCATCGTACTGCTGGAGGGCGGGCCACGGCTGCTGGCGGCGTACCCCGAGGAGCTCTCCGCCTACGCCCGCGAGGCGCTCCAGCTTCGCGGCGTGGAGGTGAGGACGGAGAGCATCGTCACCGACGTGCAGCCGGAGCTCGTCCGCATCGGCGACGAGACGATCCGCACCCGCAACGTCATCTGGGGGGCGGGCGTCACCGCCTCGCCGCTGGGGAAGCGGCTGGGCGTGCCCACCGATCGCGTAGGGCGCGTGGAGATCCTCCCGGATCTGTCGATCCCCGGCCACCCTGAGGTGTTCGTCATCGGCGACCTGGCGAGCCTCGACGGGAGCGACGGCAAGCCCCTCCCAGGCGTGGCCCAGGTGGCGATGCAGATGGGGAGGCACGCCGCGTCCAACATCGTGGCGAGCATCGAAGGGGGCGTGCGGCGCCCCTTTCGATACAAGGACAAGGGGAGCATGGCGGTGGTGGGGCGCAACGCGGCCGTCCTGCACGCGGGACGCGTGAAGCTCACCGGGATGCTGGCATGGCTGGGATGGCTCCTGGTCCACATCCTCTTCCTGATCGGCTTCCGCAACCGCTTCTCCGTCTTCTCGCAGTGGGCGTGGTCGTACCTCACCTGGCAGCGCGCGGCGAGGCTGATCACGGGCGCGGTGGGATCGGAGCTGGCGCCGCATGGAAAGCCGCTCGGCACGCCGGACACCCCGCAGAGCCAGTCCGGCCGCGACGCCGATGCCGCCGCTCGCCAGGGCCAGACCGCCCCCTCCGACACCGAGGCGACCGGTTGGATGAGCGGCGACCGCCACCAGGCCGGTTCCGCGCGGTGA
- the tnpA gene encoding IS200/IS605 family transposase codes for MPSAHTELYLHIVWATHRRHPIITPELQPRIYGAIADQCRKLKADIIAIGGIEDHAHVLLRTPPTVSVADLARQMKGASSHLVNQVAGARSFKWQDGYGAFSISRSIVPRVRAYVVDQERHHRDGTLSPAFELTNPPPTLTRRLARPL; via the coding sequence ATGCCGAGCGCGCATACGGAGTTGTACCTGCACATCGTCTGGGCCACGCACCGGCGGCATCCAATCATCACCCCGGAGCTGCAGCCGCGGATCTACGGTGCGATCGCCGACCAGTGCAGGAAGCTCAAGGCGGACATCATCGCCATTGGTGGGATCGAGGACCACGCGCACGTGCTCCTCCGCACCCCGCCAACCGTATCCGTCGCGGATCTCGCCCGTCAGATGAAAGGTGCCTCGTCGCACCTGGTGAACCAGGTGGCCGGCGCGCGCTCCTTCAAATGGCAGGACGGCTACGGTGCGTTCAGCATCTCGCGCTCCATCGTCCCCCGTGTCCGCGCCTACGTCGTCGACCAGGAACGCCACCACCGGGACGGAACTCTGAGCCCTGCCTTCGAGCTCACCAACCCGCCCCCCACCCTGACCCGGCGGCTTGCGAGACCGCTTTAG
- a CDS encoding amidohydrolase family protein, whose product MKIDVHTHLAGVGSGGSGCWVSPKFRRSFMFRALGRIHGMRPDSPTGDAEWAARLAAHVRGSEMDRAVALGFDAVCDASGEPDLARSQMVIPAGWVFRVCREHPELLPGPSVNPARRDALDRLEECIENGAVLLKWLPATQGIDPADPAHRPFYRRMADAGLPLLVHSGGSENTFAEVDPGLKDLAKIRLPLCEGVPVIVAHLAAPVPFRRDPDQTPLLRALMAEFPHLWTDNSGMNNPARSATLGRLAADPELAARTLHGSDFPVPSSPVWHIRRLGARRVAELRRIRNPLQREVAIKRALGTPDEVLARAAAVLPNIGGSRRS is encoded by the coding sequence GTGAAGATCGACGTTCACACTCACCTGGCCGGGGTGGGCTCCGGCGGAAGCGGGTGCTGGGTATCGCCGAAGTTCAGGCGCAGCTTCATGTTTCGCGCGCTGGGGCGAATCCACGGGATGCGCCCCGACTCGCCCACCGGCGACGCGGAGTGGGCCGCGCGCCTCGCCGCCCACGTCCGCGGCAGCGAGATGGACCGCGCCGTCGCCCTGGGATTCGACGCCGTGTGCGACGCGAGTGGGGAGCCAGACCTGGCGCGCTCGCAGATGGTGATCCCGGCCGGATGGGTCTTTCGCGTCTGCCGCGAGCACCCGGAGCTCCTCCCCGGCCCGTCCGTCAACCCCGCGCGTCGCGACGCGCTGGACCGGCTGGAGGAGTGCATCGAGAACGGTGCCGTCCTCCTCAAGTGGCTCCCCGCCACGCAGGGGATCGACCCCGCCGACCCGGCGCACCGCCCCTTCTACCGCCGCATGGCCGACGCGGGGCTTCCCCTCCTCGTCCACTCGGGCGGCAGCGAGAACACCTTTGCCGAGGTCGATCCGGGGCTCAAGGACCTGGCGAAGATCCGCCTTCCGCTGTGCGAGGGCGTGCCCGTGATCGTGGCGCACCTGGCCGCGCCCGTGCCCTTTCGCCGGGACCCGGACCAGACGCCGCTGCTGCGCGCGCTGATGGCCGAGTTCCCGCACCTGTGGACGGACAACTCGGGGATGAACAACCCCGCGCGCTCCGCCACCCTCGGCCGCCTCGCTGCCGACCCGGAGCTGGCCGCGCGCACCCTGCACGGCAGCGACTTCCCGGTGCCCAGCAGCCCCGTCTGGCACATCCGCCGCCTGGGTGCGCGCCGAGTGGCCGAGCTGCGGCGCATCCGCAATCCGCTGCAGCGCGAAGTCGCCATCAAGCGCGCACTCGGCACGCCGGACGAGGTGCTGGCGCGGGCCGCGGCGGTGCTCCCGAACATCGGCGGCTCGCGGAGATCCTGA